The following are from one region of the Paenibacillus sp. JZ16 genome:
- the rlmN gene encoding 23S rRNA (adenine(2503)-C(2))-methyltransferase RlmN, whose protein sequence is MKPFIYDYSLEELQAWAQENGEPAFRGTQIYDWLYVKRVNDFAEMTNLSKELRTKLEQEFSFVTLTEITKLESKDGTVKFLFGLHDDHAIETVIMRHNYGNSICVTTQVGCRIGCTFCASTLGGLKRNLTSGEIVAQVVQAQKILDKTGERVSSIVIMGSGEPFENYEATMKFLRTMIHEKGLNIGQRHITVSTSGIVPNIYKFTEEDTQINLAISIHAPNDKLRSKLMPVNRRFPFDDVIESLRYYQAKTGRRITFEYALIGGVNDQVEHAEELADVIKDMNCFVNLIPVNHVPERKYVRTSRNDIFKFQRALADKGVNVTIRREQGHDIAAACGQLRAKHMELR, encoded by the coding sequence ATGAAACCTTTTATATATGATTATTCACTGGAAGAGCTTCAAGCATGGGCTCAAGAGAACGGGGAGCCCGCGTTTCGGGGAACCCAGATTTATGACTGGCTGTACGTGAAGCGGGTGAACGACTTCGCGGAAATGACGAATCTGTCCAAGGAGCTTCGGACCAAGCTGGAGCAGGAATTCAGTTTCGTTACATTGACGGAAATCACCAAGCTGGAGTCGAAGGACGGAACGGTCAAGTTTCTGTTCGGCCTGCATGATGACCATGCGATCGAGACCGTCATCATGAGGCACAATTACGGCAACAGCATCTGCGTTACAACGCAGGTTGGCTGCCGTATCGGATGTACGTTTTGCGCATCCACACTGGGTGGTCTGAAGCGAAATCTGACCTCCGGCGAGATTGTTGCCCAAGTGGTTCAGGCGCAGAAGATTCTCGATAAGACGGGAGAACGTGTTAGCAGCATCGTGATCATGGGTTCAGGCGAACCGTTTGAGAATTATGAAGCGACCATGAAGTTCCTGCGCACGATGATCCATGAAAAAGGATTGAATATCGGCCAGCGCCACATTACCGTTTCGACGAGTGGCATTGTGCCTAACATCTATAAATTCACGGAAGAGGATACCCAGATTAATCTGGCCATCTCCATTCATGCACCGAACGATAAGCTGCGCTCCAAGCTAATGCCTGTTAACCGTCGGTTCCCGTTTGACGATGTGATTGAGTCGCTTCGTTATTATCAAGCAAAAACCGGACGCCGCATTACGTTTGAATACGCCTTGATCGGAGGCGTAAATGATCAGGTTGAGCATGCCGAGGAGCTTGCGGACGTCATTAAGGATATGAACTGCTTCGTCAATCTGATTCCGGTTAACCATGTGCCGGAACGGAAATATGTTCGCACATCGCGTAACGATATTTTCAAATTTCAACGTGCGTTAGCAGACAAGGGGGTCAATGTGACCATCCGTCGTGAACAAGGCCATGATATCGCTGCCGCTTGCGGTCAGCTCCGGGCCAAGCATATGGAGTTGAGGTGA
- the rsgA gene encoding ribosome small subunit-dependent GTPase A, whose amino-acid sequence MLEGLIVKALSGYYYVKPMQDGNIISGEDPAVQCRARGIFKKKGISPLVGDHVMYSLTENGEGTVDEILPRSSQLIRPPVANVDLAVLLFSVKEPDLSLHLLDKFLVHIEHEGLEALICLTKQDLVDASDDVLEQVKRQYEEIGYEVLITSSLQGVGTEEVKKRLAGRISVFSGQSGVGKSSLLNALMPGLSLETSEISLRLGRGRHTTRHVELIELDNGGYVADTPGFSQLDFLELGVEELSTCFREFAPYAAECKFRGCSHLHEPGCRVLQAKADGIILASRYEHYVEFYTEMKEKKRRY is encoded by the coding sequence ATGCTAGAGGGACTGATCGTGAAGGCACTAAGCGGATATTATTATGTCAAACCCATGCAGGATGGCAACATTATATCCGGGGAGGACCCAGCGGTTCAATGCAGAGCCCGCGGCATTTTCAAAAAGAAAGGCATCTCTCCGCTCGTTGGAGATCACGTTATGTACTCATTGACTGAAAATGGGGAAGGGACCGTGGACGAAATTCTTCCACGGTCTTCCCAATTAATTCGCCCGCCTGTCGCGAACGTCGACTTGGCGGTGCTGTTGTTTTCGGTCAAAGAACCGGATCTGAGCCTGCATCTGCTGGACAAGTTTCTGGTACATATAGAGCATGAGGGCCTTGAGGCATTGATCTGTCTGACAAAGCAGGATCTTGTGGACGCCTCCGACGATGTGCTGGAGCAGGTGAAGCGCCAGTATGAAGAGATTGGTTACGAAGTGCTGATTACCAGCTCTCTGCAAGGGGTCGGGACCGAAGAGGTGAAGAAACGGCTGGCCGGCCGAATCAGTGTCTTCTCCGGTCAATCCGGTGTCGGAAAATCGTCCCTGCTGAATGCGTTAATGCCGGGCCTCTCGCTGGAGACGAGTGAAATCAGCCTGCGTCTTGGCCGCGGTCGGCATACGACACGCCATGTAGAGCTGATTGAGCTTGATAACGGGGGGTATGTCGCCGATACCCCCGGTTTTAGCCAGCTGGATTTTCTGGAGCTGGGTGTCGAGGAGTTATCGACCTGTTTCAGAGAATTTGCTCCTTATGCTGCCGAATGCAAATTCAGAGGCTGCAGTCATCTGCATGAGCCGGGCTGCCGGGTGCTCCAAGCCAAAGCGGATGGAATCATCCTGGCTAGCCGTTATGAGCATTATGTGGAGTTTTATACGGAGATGAAAGAGAAGAAACGGAGGTACTGA
- the rsmB gene encoding 16S rRNA (cytosine(967)-C(5))-methyltransferase RsmB, with protein sequence MDVLTQVEQEGAYSNLLLNSALQRSSLAKSDAGLATELIYGTISRLNTLDYFLDNFVNKGVQKLQPWVRALLRISLYQVIYLDRIPDHAVVSEAVNLAKRRGHQGISGMVNGVLRNILRQKESLAIPENMPPAQRISLQHSHPLWLVERWISQYGIETAEAICAANNEPPAVSVRVNTTMISRDDMLKLMSSQNYEAAPSLLSPYGIVVRGAGNMALTDWYRDGMISIQDESSMLVAEAVKPEPGMRVLDCCAAPGGKSAHMGELMKDEGSIVANDIHAHKGKLISDQAGRLGLDSISIVTGDALDLVDRFEPASFDRILLDAPCSGLGVIRRKPDLKWGKSQEDIHEIAALQLRLLESVSTLLRPGGLLVYSTCTIEPLENEGVVSAFLDSHSGFGIAEDGLGDLSRLEGKSLQRGGGIQILPQHYHSDGFYIARLGRRPS encoded by the coding sequence ATGGACGTATTGACTCAGGTTGAGCAGGAGGGGGCGTACAGCAATCTCCTGCTCAACTCCGCTCTGCAGAGGTCCTCGCTTGCAAAGAGCGACGCGGGACTTGCCACAGAGCTGATCTATGGCACGATCTCAAGGCTCAACACGCTCGATTATTTTTTGGACAATTTTGTCAACAAAGGGGTACAGAAGCTTCAGCCGTGGGTAAGAGCACTGCTTCGCATCAGTCTGTATCAGGTCATATATCTGGATCGGATTCCGGATCACGCGGTTGTCAGCGAGGCCGTTAATCTGGCGAAGCGCCGCGGGCATCAAGGGATCTCCGGCATGGTGAACGGGGTGCTTCGGAATATTCTGCGTCAGAAGGAAAGCTTGGCGATCCCTGAGAATATGCCGCCGGCCCAGCGCATTTCCTTGCAGCATTCCCATCCGTTGTGGCTGGTGGAGCGCTGGATATCGCAGTACGGGATCGAGACGGCAGAGGCAATCTGTGCCGCAAACAACGAACCGCCGGCTGTCAGCGTGAGAGTGAACACCACGATGATCAGCCGTGACGACATGCTGAAATTAATGAGCAGCCAGAACTATGAAGCTGCCCCATCGCTCCTGAGTCCCTACGGGATTGTTGTAAGGGGAGCGGGCAATATGGCCTTGACGGATTGGTACCGGGATGGAATGATCTCGATCCAGGATGAAAGCTCCATGCTGGTCGCTGAAGCTGTTAAGCCTGAGCCGGGAATGCGGGTGCTGGATTGCTGCGCAGCCCCGGGTGGAAAGAGCGCCCACATGGGCGAGCTGATGAAGGATGAGGGCAGCATTGTCGCCAACGACATTCATGCTCATAAAGGCAAGCTGATATCGGATCAGGCCGGCCGCTTGGGACTGGACAGCATTTCGATCGTGACCGGGGACGCGCTGGATTTGGTTGACCGCTTCGAGCCTGCGTCTTTTGACCGAATATTGCTGGATGCTCCGTGTTCGGGCCTTGGCGTCATCCGCCGCAAGCCCGATCTGAAGTGGGGCAAGTCACAGGAGGACATCCATGAAATAGCGGCGCTGCAGCTAAGGCTGCTGGAGTCGGTCTCCACGTTGCTTCGTCCCGGAGGGCTTTTGGTGTACAGCACGTGCACGATTGAGCCGCTGGAGAATGAAGGGGTTGTATCTGCTTTTCTGGATAGCCATTCCGGGTTTGGAATCGCGGAAGATGGTCTTGGAGACTTAAGCCGGCTGGAAGGGAAATCGCTTCAGCGGGGAGGCGGGATTCAAATTCTGCCCCAGCATTACCATAGTGACGGCTTTTACATTGCAAGACTCGGCAGACGTCCCTCTTAA
- the spoVM gene encoding stage V sporulation protein SpoVM: protein MKFYTFKLPKFLGGFVKAILNTFHKS, encoded by the coding sequence ATGAAATTCTATACGTTCAAGCTGCCGAAGTTTTTGGGAGGTTTTGTGAAGGCCATCTTAAATACGTTTCACAAGAGCTGA
- a CDS encoding DegV family protein, with amino-acid sequence MNKTVIVTDSTADIPADLAKQHNIHIVPLRLMFGEDTYLDGVEITPGEFYKKLVQSPQLPTTSQPSPADFVAVYESILEQHPGCSIVSIHISSGLSGTYQSALLATSLIEGEADITVWDSKSASYGFGLFVVHAAKLAQEAAAVPDIISSLEDLRSKRRLYFLVDTLEYLQKGGRIGKASAVLGTLLNIKPILSIDGEGIIFPVDKVRGRKKATAKIIELFQQDLSGVKNIKVAVGHTADPAQVEDFLQQLSAVFTIEETVYSEIGPVIGTHVGPGTIAAYIWPA; translated from the coding sequence GTGAATAAGACCGTTATTGTGACAGACAGCACAGCGGATATTCCGGCAGACCTGGCGAAGCAACACAACATTCATATTGTGCCGCTGAGACTTATGTTCGGGGAAGATACGTATTTGGACGGAGTCGAAATTACGCCGGGAGAGTTCTACAAAAAGCTGGTGCAGTCGCCCCAGCTTCCAACGACCTCCCAGCCTTCACCCGCAGATTTTGTAGCTGTGTATGAGTCCATTCTGGAACAGCACCCAGGCTGCTCCATTGTGTCCATTCACATCTCATCCGGCTTGAGCGGAACGTATCAGTCCGCATTGCTTGCAACCTCTCTAATCGAAGGAGAAGCGGATATCACCGTATGGGATTCCAAATCGGCGTCCTACGGTTTCGGACTATTCGTGGTTCATGCAGCGAAGCTCGCACAAGAAGCTGCGGCTGTTCCAGATATTATTTCGTCGCTTGAGGATCTTCGCTCCAAGCGCCGTCTCTACTTCCTGGTAGACACGCTGGAGTATTTGCAGAAGGGTGGGCGAATTGGCAAGGCTTCGGCTGTGCTTGGCACCCTGCTTAACATTAAGCCGATCCTGTCCATTGACGGCGAAGGCATTATCTTTCCGGTAGACAAGGTCCGCGGTCGCAAGAAAGCGACGGCCAAAATCATTGAGCTGTTTCAACAGGATCTATCCGGTGTGAAAAATATTAAAGTGGCTGTGGGTCATACAGCTGACCCTGCTCAGGTTGAGGATTTTCTGCAGCAGCTGTCCGCTGTGTTTACGATCGAGGAAACGGTGTATTCCGAGATCGGTCCGGTTATCGGCACGCACGTTGGACCGGGAACCATTGCAGCATATATATGGCCTGCTTAA
- the rpe gene encoding ribulose-phosphate 3-epimerase has translation MIKIAPSILSADFAKLGQEIKEAEAGGADWIHVDVMDGHFVPNITLGPPIVQAIRPHTSLTLDVHLMIEQPELYIADFVKAGADLITVHAETCPHLHRVIHLIKEFGVKAGVAINPATPAHVLQEVLPDLDLVLVMTVNPGFGGQAFIERTINKISQLREWISNSDNPNIHIEVDGGITAETAPLVVEAGADVLVAGSAVFGKPDRAAAIAIIRDSVTS, from the coding sequence ATGATAAAAATTGCCCCATCCATATTGTCAGCGGATTTTGCGAAGCTGGGACAAGAAATTAAGGAAGCCGAGGCCGGCGGAGCCGATTGGATTCATGTGGACGTCATGGACGGACACTTTGTACCTAATATTACGCTGGGCCCGCCGATCGTCCAAGCCATCCGGCCCCATACGAGCCTGACGCTTGACGTGCATCTGATGATTGAACAGCCGGAGCTGTATATTGCGGATTTCGTCAAGGCAGGAGCCGACCTGATCACCGTTCATGCCGAAACCTGCCCGCATCTTCATCGGGTCATCCATCTGATCAAAGAGTTTGGCGTGAAGGCCGGCGTCGCGATCAATCCGGCTACGCCGGCCCATGTCCTTCAGGAAGTGCTCCCCGACTTGGACTTGGTGCTGGTAATGACCGTGAACCCGGGGTTTGGCGGACAGGCTTTCATCGAGCGGACCATAAACAAGATCTCGCAGCTGCGTGAATGGATTTCAAACTCCGACAACCCGAACATCCATATTGAAGTGGATGGCGGCATTACAGCGGAGACAGCGCCGCTTGTGGTGGAAGCGGGAGCGGATGTCCTGGTTGCGGGCAGCGCCGTATTCGGCAAGCCGGATCGCGCGGCAGCCATTGCAATAATCCGCGACAGCGTAACATCTTGA
- a CDS encoding DAK2 domain-containing protein, protein MSKRSLNGTEFTAMVLAGAEQLQQHAEHVNSLNVFPVPDGDTGTNMNLTMTAGVAELKSKYSESVGQSAGVLSKGLLMGARGNSGVILSQLFRGFSRYAAPYTELNSHQFAAALQTGVEAAYKAVVKPVEGTILTVAKEAAKHAVYFSRRNNDIVELMEQVLAKAKETLSQTPDMLPVLKQVGVVDSGGQGLVYIYEGFLQVLRKDAPSGSFAVAEGQAEQSSKAPAFQAVPDFSAVQAPASAQSRLSTEDIEFLYDMEFFINRQLGEGTGADFDEDKFRKALAVNGDSIIVIADDETIKVHVHSKAPGEVLNLALLYGEITQIHILNMREQHRDLLTTGMDIAPMPELFADIPAETVTPEAPAVPPADEIAPYGFIAVSSGEGISDIFKSLGVDVVLSGGQTMNPSTEDFVNAISSISAQQIYILPNNSNIVLAAQQARELLEGERSVTVIPSKTIPQGIAAAFAFQEDENADMNTDNMLDAITRVQSGQVTYAVRDTTIDDLEIKAGQFIGIRNSNIVAANEDLITTSQDLLGKMLESGDEIVTLLTGADASEESTNALTEWLGEQYPNAEVEVHYGGQPIYSYLFSVES, encoded by the coding sequence TTGAGTAAGCGTTCTTTGAATGGAACAGAATTTACCGCGATGGTCCTAGCCGGAGCGGAGCAGCTGCAGCAGCATGCAGAACACGTCAATTCCCTGAATGTGTTCCCGGTGCCGGACGGCGATACGGGGACCAACATGAATTTGACGATGACTGCAGGTGTGGCAGAACTGAAGAGTAAGTACTCGGAGTCCGTCGGGCAAAGTGCCGGTGTGCTATCCAAGGGGCTTCTGATGGGAGCCAGAGGGAACTCGGGGGTTATTCTGTCCCAGCTGTTCCGCGGTTTCAGCCGATATGCGGCACCTTATACAGAACTAAATTCTCATCAATTCGCCGCAGCACTGCAGACAGGCGTAGAAGCTGCGTATAAAGCTGTCGTGAAGCCTGTTGAAGGCACCATCCTTACCGTAGCTAAAGAAGCGGCCAAGCATGCGGTCTATTTCTCCCGCCGCAACAACGATATCGTGGAATTGATGGAGCAGGTGTTGGCCAAAGCCAAAGAAACACTGTCCCAGACGCCTGATATGCTCCCTGTTCTGAAGCAGGTTGGCGTTGTGGATTCGGGTGGTCAGGGCCTGGTTTACATTTATGAAGGTTTCTTGCAGGTGCTGAGAAAAGACGCTCCGTCCGGATCGTTTGCTGTTGCGGAAGGACAAGCTGAACAGAGCAGCAAGGCACCGGCCTTCCAAGCGGTTCCTGACTTCTCGGCGGTTCAAGCTCCGGCCTCAGCCCAGTCCAGACTGTCCACAGAGGACATTGAATTTTTATACGACATGGAATTCTTTATTAATAGGCAGCTCGGGGAAGGAACGGGTGCAGACTTTGATGAAGATAAGTTCCGGAAAGCGCTTGCAGTGAATGGTGATTCCATCATTGTTATCGCCGATGACGAGACCATCAAAGTTCATGTGCATTCCAAGGCTCCGGGCGAAGTGTTGAACCTGGCACTACTGTATGGAGAAATTACCCAGATTCATATATTGAATATGCGCGAGCAGCACCGTGATTTGCTGACAACGGGAATGGACATCGCACCGATGCCCGAGTTGTTTGCGGATATTCCGGCAGAGACCGTAACACCGGAAGCTCCGGCTGTTCCTCCGGCAGACGAGATCGCACCGTACGGTTTCATTGCGGTATCGTCAGGGGAAGGCATCTCTGACATATTCAAAAGTCTGGGCGTTGACGTCGTTCTCTCCGGAGGACAGACGATGAACCCGAGCACCGAGGATTTTGTCAATGCGATTTCTTCGATCTCGGCTCAGCAGATTTACATTCTGCCGAACAACTCCAACATCGTGCTGGCTGCCCAGCAGGCGAGAGAGCTTCTCGAAGGCGAGCGCAGCGTAACGGTCATTCCGAGCAAGACGATTCCGCAGGGGATCGCGGCTGCATTTGCTTTCCAGGAAGATGAGAATGCGGATATGAATACCGACAACATGCTGGATGCGATCACTCGTGTGCAATCAGGTCAGGTAACCTATGCCGTTCGGGACACAACGATTGATGATCTGGAGATCAAGGCCGGTCAATTCATCGGCATTCGCAATTCCAATATCGTTGCAGCGAATGAGGATTTGATTACGACCTCCCAGGATTTGCTGGGTAAAATGCTGGAGTCCGGCGATGAAATCGTGACTCTGCTTACCGGGGCGGACGCAAGCGAAGAATCGACCAACGCACTTACGGAGTGGCTCGGCGAGCAATACCCTAACGCAGAGGTTGAGGTACACTACGGCGGACAGCCGATCTATTCCTATCTGTTCTCCGTTGAGTCTTGA
- the pknB gene encoding Stk1 family PASTA domain-containing Ser/Thr kinase — MIGHELAGRYKIIERIGGGGMALVYKAQDILLNRNVAIKVLRQQFVHDEEFIRRFRREAQSAASLSHSNVVSIYDVGQEEDVHYIVMEYIEGQNLNEIIKERAPLQVEEAVRIATQICDALGHAHHNQIIHRDIKPHNILIGRNGRVKVTDFGIARAVTSTTITQTGSVVGSVHYFSPEHAKGVVTGEKSDLYSLGIVLYQMLTARLPFLGESPISVALKHLQEEFDEPREVNPLIPQSVENIILKSMRKNPEERYQSAEEMMDDLETCLMPMRLNEPKMEFEDDADSTLVMPALKTMQRSSQHHHDDDDDSDDEEFEAKSTGKPKKKWVKPTIIIGSVLLFLGLMFGVVMYVNNMLEVPEVKVPQVVGMTEEEAIRELEAKGLTVDEEVIREYKPNVDEGIVFAQDKEPESMLREGAPVQLSVGDAKPLEKMPDLSGKTFDQAVEILTKMGIKENAIKQSSENNDTVPADQIFDQSPTADTEINPEQVEVRVTISKGKQTVNMPSLIGMDKDKAVATIESFGLKVGAIKEKSSFEVKKGEVMEQWPHDANQQVAPGSEITLFVSSGYPSDALEYNYSVPVSPSVEGQESKIRVVFTDALGENQEAVNKTITTSEMVPVKLLLAPDKHATVMIFRDGRQVDTYSVSYSDVKNGTVPQPTFEQPPVEPDVPVDTNPDEGNVEEDSNEEDDAAYHWDNGNNGNNGNGKGNGKGNDND, encoded by the coding sequence ATGATCGGACATGAATTGGCTGGTCGTTATAAAATTATAGAACGCATCGGTGGCGGTGGCATGGCGCTGGTCTACAAGGCTCAGGATATTTTGCTGAACCGGAATGTAGCGATCAAAGTGCTGCGCCAGCAGTTTGTGCACGACGAGGAATTTATCCGCCGTTTCCGGCGTGAGGCACAATCAGCGGCTTCGTTGTCGCATTCCAACGTGGTCAGCATCTATGATGTGGGCCAAGAGGAAGATGTGCATTACATCGTCATGGAATATATCGAAGGTCAGAACTTGAATGAAATCATAAAAGAACGGGCACCGCTGCAGGTGGAAGAAGCTGTGCGGATTGCTACCCAGATTTGCGATGCGCTGGGACACGCTCATCATAACCAGATCATTCACCGGGATATTAAACCGCATAATATTCTGATTGGCCGTAATGGGAGGGTCAAAGTAACGGACTTTGGCATTGCCAGGGCGGTCACGTCGACAACCATTACGCAGACAGGCTCCGTTGTGGGCTCTGTGCATTATTTCTCGCCGGAGCACGCCAAGGGTGTCGTTACGGGCGAGAAATCGGATTTATACTCCCTTGGTATTGTGTTATATCAAATGCTCACGGCCCGTCTTCCTTTTCTGGGCGAGAGCCCGATTAGTGTTGCTCTGAAACATCTCCAGGAGGAATTTGATGAGCCTAGAGAAGTAAACCCGCTCATTCCTCAAAGCGTGGAGAACATCATCCTGAAGTCCATGCGCAAAAACCCGGAGGAGCGTTATCAGTCCGCGGAAGAGATGATGGACGATCTTGAGACGTGCTTGATGCCGATGCGACTCAACGAACCGAAGATGGAGTTTGAGGACGATGCCGATTCTACACTGGTCATGCCAGCGCTCAAAACGATGCAGCGCAGCAGTCAGCATCATCATGACGATGACGACGACTCGGATGACGAGGAGTTTGAGGCAAAGTCGACCGGCAAACCGAAGAAAAAATGGGTCAAGCCGACCATCATCATCGGTTCGGTGCTCCTGTTCCTCGGCCTTATGTTTGGTGTTGTCATGTATGTGAACAACATGTTGGAGGTACCCGAGGTTAAGGTGCCCCAAGTTGTAGGTATGACGGAAGAGGAAGCGATCCGCGAGCTTGAGGCCAAAGGCTTGACGGTGGATGAGGAAGTCATTCGTGAATATAAACCAAATGTCGATGAGGGCATTGTGTTTGCCCAGGACAAGGAACCAGAGAGCATGCTGAGGGAGGGGGCTCCGGTTCAATTGTCGGTTGGGGATGCGAAGCCGCTTGAAAAAATGCCGGACCTCTCGGGTAAGACGTTTGATCAGGCAGTTGAGATCCTGACAAAAATGGGCATTAAGGAAAACGCTATAAAGCAGTCGTCTGAAAACAATGATACTGTGCCTGCCGATCAGATATTTGATCAGAGTCCTACCGCGGACACCGAAATTAATCCTGAACAGGTGGAGGTCCGGGTCACGATCAGTAAGGGCAAACAAACGGTCAATATGCCGAGCTTGATCGGTATGGACAAAGACAAAGCGGTTGCTACCATCGAATCATTCGGCCTTAAGGTTGGAGCGATAAAGGAGAAATCCAGCTTTGAAGTGAAGAAGGGCGAGGTCATGGAACAATGGCCGCATGATGCCAATCAACAGGTTGCTCCAGGCTCCGAAATCACGCTGTTCGTCAGCTCAGGCTATCCTTCGGATGCGCTTGAGTATAATTACAGTGTACCGGTCTCACCAAGCGTGGAAGGCCAAGAAAGCAAAATACGGGTCGTTTTCACCGATGCGCTGGGAGAAAACCAGGAAGCCGTGAACAAGACCATAACGACCTCGGAAATGGTACCTGTTAAGCTGCTGCTGGCTCCCGACAAGCATGCAACGGTCATGATTTTCCGTGACGGTCGCCAGGTGGATACGTACAGCGTAAGTTACAGCGATGTCAAGAACGGCACCGTGCCGCAGCCGACCTTTGAACAGCCGCCTGTTGAACCTGATGTACCGGTAGACACTAACCCGGATGAAGGAAATGTCGAGGAAGATTCGAATGAGGAAGATGATGCTGCTTACCATTGGGACAATGGCAACAATGGCAACAATGGAAACGGCAAGGGGAATGGCAAAGGTAATGATAACGATTAG
- a CDS encoding Stp1/IreP family PP2C-type Ser/Thr phosphatase yields MIKTVHVSHVGRVRPVNEDSVFVSTLEHGYTLGVVADGMGGHLAGDTASRLAVDTVAEDLSSLEEDMSMESIRAALGDAILHANAVIYREASADERLHNMGTTIVAVLLRGSEGYIGHIGDSRAYKVVPGQVIRLTDDHTLVNELFKSGQITEDQLETHPRKNVLSRALGTDVDVTVELTPVTIGEGEVLLLCSDGLSNRVSRELIGQISGSLDLPLEERADRLLQLALLAGGEDNITVAMFEHQEEVVGQRIKGWDS; encoded by the coding sequence TTGATCAAGACGGTTCATGTAAGCCATGTGGGACGCGTTCGTCCTGTTAATGAAGATTCGGTATTTGTTAGCACACTGGAGCATGGCTATACCTTGGGTGTGGTTGCTGACGGTATGGGAGGTCACCTTGCGGGTGACACCGCCAGCAGGCTTGCGGTAGATACCGTGGCCGAGGATTTGTCCTCTTTGGAGGAGGACATGTCCATGGAAAGTATTCGGGCTGCGCTTGGTGATGCCATATTGCATGCCAATGCAGTTATCTATCGGGAAGCCTCGGCTGATGAGCGGCTTCACAATATGGGCACGACGATTGTAGCGGTGCTGCTGCGAGGTTCCGAAGGCTATATCGGACATATCGGGGACAGCAGGGCTTACAAAGTCGTTCCCGGACAAGTGATTCGACTCACAGATGATCACACATTGGTTAATGAGCTTTTTAAGAGTGGTCAGATTACGGAAGATCAACTGGAAACCCATCCTCGGAAAAACGTATTAAGCCGGGCACTTGGAACGGATGTGGATGTGACGGTTGAGCTTACACCGGTTACGATCGGAGAAGGCGAAGTGCTGCTGCTCTGCAGTGACGGGCTCAGCAACCGGGTCAGCCGCGAGCTGATCGGACAGATTTCCGGTTCACTTGACCTTCCTCTGGAAGAAAGAGCGGATCGCCTGCTTCAACTGGCACTTCTTGCTGGCGGTGAGGACAACATCACGGTCGCAATGTTTGAACATCAAGAAGAAGTTGTCGGGCAACGTATAAAGGGGTGGGATTCATGA
- the rpmB gene encoding 50S ribosomal protein L28 codes for MARKCYVTGKKPSSGNHVSHANNHNKRSWGVNVQKVRILVDGKPKRVYVSTRALKSGKVTRV; via the coding sequence ATGGCTCGCAAATGTTATGTAACTGGCAAGAAACCAAGCAGTGGTAACCACGTTTCTCACGCTAACAATCACAACAAGCGTTCTTGGGGTGTCAACGTTCAAAAGGTTCGCATTTTGGTGGATGGCAAGCCAAAACGTGTATACGTCAGCACTCGCGCTTTGAAATCCGGTAAAGTGACTCGCGTATAA